Proteins encoded in a region of the Sugiyamaella lignohabitans strain CBS 10342 chromosome B, complete sequence genome:
- the TRM44 gene encoding Trm44p (tRNA(Ser) Um(44) 2'-O-methyltransferase; involved in maintaining levels of the tRNA-Ser species tS(CGA) and tS(UGA); conserved among metazoans and fungi but there does not appear to be a homolog in plants; TRM44 is a non-essential gene; GO_component: GO:0005737 - cytoplasm [Evidence IEA,IEA]; GO_component: GO:0005737 - cytoplasm [Evidence IDA] [PMID 14562095]; GO_function: GO:0008168 - methyltransferase activity [Evidence IEA,IEA]; GO_function: GO:0016300 - tRNA (uracil) methyltransferase activity [Evidence IDA,IMP] [PMID 18025252]; GO_function: GO:0016740 - transferase activity [Evidence IEA]; GO_process: GO:0032259 - methylation [Evidence IEA]; GO_process: GO:0030488 - tRNA methylation [Evidence IDA,IMP] [PMID 18025252]; GO_process: GO:0008033 - tRNA processing [Evidence IEA]), translating to MTFDIKDIRHEKSLVGTSWQPVYSADALFARDDFEKAMLNIIRHPNVNSTVIMRADILNEVNIVDGIPINVNGAVTSNPPLIDPIGMPLTHNLEDIETRDGKVDRSFLTLSKIIIRRIVPRNPLRDAVINQSCLVFTGAEGVETMLVAYIPHLLTPQDCPFYLPPVEAVGILYHKNSVSLHYILFGHERLKGGKLNISESANEVLSAGGKQKKGAEVSNINHVSSLTELDDSDRSLRIALHLLQTCHKHSSGVMNGYKKRVNHDLVVEKVAFQDRYMDLKQRYAKELVANWAEQTDPKKHVFEDLAIAAFLIELWAQMYPNKKDFCFYDLGCGNGLLVHILISEGFQGKGIDARTRKSWATYPPHVQSQLKEQVIIPEPIFHQVHEKPTEMKQEQNLKEARNQASKSPKDTTLQFQSKVAYTYDEMKKDSTINLLNLPPNAFVIGNHSDELTVWIPLLGFPFVVIPCCSHSLSGAKYRFAPRNPKDPESKSSYASLVDHVEDVATQVGWKVEKEMLRIPSTRNAAIIGRTKTFPPSKTVNQIIVEEGGTDGWIERTMSLRSKSPRNH from the coding sequence ATGACATTTGATATAAAAGATATACGCCATGAAAAGTCTTTAGTGGGTACTAGTTGGCAGCCGGTATATTCCGCAGATGCTCTGTTTGCTCgagatgattttgaaaaagccATGTTGAATATTATAAGACATCCTAACGTGAACTCCACTGTTATAATGAGAGCCGATATATTAAACGAGGTGAATATTGTTGACGGAATACCAATTAACGTCAATGGAGCTGTTACATCCAACCCCCCTCTAATTGATCCCATAGGAATGCCACTTACTCATAATTTAGAAGATATTGAGACTAGAGATGGGAAAGTGGATAGATCATTCTTGACTTTGTCCAAAATCATCATAAGACGAATAGTTCCAAGAAACCCATTAAGAGATGCTGTAATAAACCAGTCTTGTCTTGTATTTACTGGAGCTGAGGGAGTAGAGACCATGTTAGTCGCATATATTCCTCATTTATTAACTCCCCAAGATTGTCCCTTCTATCTACCACCAGTTGAGGCGGTGGGTATTCTATATCATAAGAACTCCGTTTCTCTGCACTATATTCTATTCGGCCACGAAAGGTTAAAAGGAGGTAAACTGAATATTTCTGAAAGTGCGAATGAAGTTCTTTCGGCGGgaggaaaacaaaaaaagggTGCTGAAGTCTCCAATATTAATCACGTTTCATCTTTGACAGAGCTGGACGATTCAGACAGATCCCTTCGCATAGCATTACACCTTTTACAAACTTGTCACAAGCATTCTAGTGGAGTAATGAACGGATATAAGAAACGAGTTAACCATGATTTGGTTGTCGAGAAGGTTGCATTCCAAGATCGATATATGGACTTGAAGCAGAGATATGCCAAAGAACTCGTCGCAAACTGGGCAGAGCAGACGGATCCTAAGAAGCACGTCTTTGAAGATCTTGCCATTGCTGCATTTTTAATCGAGCTATGGGCGCAAATGTATCCTAATAAGAAAGATTTCTGCTTCTATGACTTGGGCTGTGGTAATGGTCTATTGGTACATATTCTGATTTCCGAGGGATTCCAAGGAAAAGGTATAGACGCCAGGACGCGAAAGTCATGGGCAACTTATCCACCTCATGTCCAGTCACAGTTGAAAGAGCAAGTTATAATCCCAGAGCCAATTTTCCACCAGGTCCACGAAAAACCAACTGAGAtgaaacaagaacaaaattTGAAAGAAGCAAGAAACCAGGCTTCCAAGTCGCCAAAAGATACGACACTTCAGTTCCAATCTAAAGTTGCATACACCTATGACGAAATGAAAAAAGATTCGACtattaatttattgaaCCTACCACCCAATGCATTTGTAATCGGTAACCATTCGGACGAGTTGACGGTATGGATCCCATTACTTGGGTTTCCGTTTGTGGTCATCCCATGTTGCTCACATTCACTTTCTGGAGCTAAATACAGGTTCGCTCCTCGAAATCCCAAAGATCCTGAATCAAAATCTTCCTATGCATCACTTGTTGACCATGTCGAAGATGTTGCAACCCAAGTGGGGTGGAAAGTAGAAAAGGAGATGTTACGAATTCCAAGTACCCGGAATGCTGCGATTATTGGCAGAACTAAAACATTTCCTCCCAGCAAAACGGTTAACCAAATCATAGTTGAAGAAGGTGGAACAGATGGATGGATAGAAAGAACGATGTCTTTGAGATCTAAATCCCCTCGAAACCATTGA
- the NOP4 gene encoding Nop4p (Nucleolar protein; essential for processing and maturation of 27S pre-rRNA and large ribosomal subunit biogenesis; constituent of 66S pre-ribosomal particles; contains four RNA recognition motifs (RRMs); GO_component: GO:0005730 - nucleolus [Evidence IEA]; GO_component: GO:0005730 - nucleolus [Evidence IDA] [PMID 14562095]; GO_component: GO:0005634 - nucleus [Evidence IEA]; GO_component: GO:0005634 - nucleus [Evidence IDA] [PMID 14562095]; GO_component: GO:0030687 - preribosome, large subunit precursor [Evidence IDA] [PMID 23212245]; GO_function: GO:0003723 - RNA binding [Evidence IEA]; GO_function: GO:0003723 - RNA binding [Evidence ISS] [PMID 9312154]; GO_function: GO:0003729 - mRNA binding [Evidence IDA] [PMID 23222640]; GO_function: GO:0003676 - nucleic acid binding [Evidence IEA]; GO_function: GO:0000166 - nucleotide binding [Evidence IEA]; GO_process: GO:0000463 - maturation of LSU-rRNA from tricistronic rRNA transcript (SSU-rRNA, 5.8S rRNA, LSU-rRNA) [Evidence IMP] [PMID 8039505]; GO_process: GO:0006364 - rRNA processing [Evidence IEA]; GO_process: GO:0042273 - ribosomal large subunit biogenesis [Evidence IMP] [PMID 8039505]; GO_process: GO:0042254 - ribosome biogenesis [Evidence IEA]) yields MSSPSKPTFDKSRSELFVRSLPQDATSEKLSDFFSNIAPVKHAVVVTDSTSGLSKGFGFVSFADPDDAQTALEQGRKSKFDGKSISIEFAKPRARGTDGPKETNTVVQKVEKRRPRLIVRNLPWSVRDTKILVKTFSKYGKVVDAFIPRQAGGKMSGFAFVTMRKKSHALKAIEDSKDLKIDNRPVAVDFAVEKEKWVSGQGEEVNDDSESESDEEEEEEEEEVSDNDQHNNEANNAEDNSEDDDDDDSEDDENNEDNDDAEGEVTTKFKQRPAPNSFTVFVRNIPYGATAESLKEHFEQFGPIRYALPVMDKVLNQPKGTAFVAFRDEDDCNNCVKSAPLGGSGSLLVADDADPRYVFEGRILSITKAVERETADKLATASANERKKLLGKEPPNKDRRNLFLLNEGRITPESKLGQTMPPSELEIRQKSFDLRKQQLTKNASLHLSLTRLAIRNLPRAMNERALKALSRKAVVEFATEVRKGLRQPLTQEEIKRSTKFQELFGRNGSKHGLVRQAKIITEHKESGGLGRSRGYGFVEFRDHRSALMGLRWMNAHLVSKDEILEGFIKGEDGGIEEKVDFSESTRRRLVVEFAIENAQVVRRRRETQERVRVAQEKRAKSSSGDQSESTVAEPEKKLGKRTRDEADPASENKNVQHLIGKKRKMKKMGKN; encoded by the coding sequence atgtccAGTCCTTCTAAACCTACTTTTGACAAATCTAGATCGGAACTCTTTGTCCGGTCGCTGCCTCAGGATGCTACTTCTGAGAAATTGTCTGATTTCTTCTCCAATATTGCCCCAGTGAAACATGCTGTCGTGGTCACCGATAGTACTTCAGGGTTGTCAAAAGGATTCGGTTTTGTTAGTTTTGCTGATCCAGACGATGCCCAGACAGCTTTAGAACAGGGAAGAAAAAGTAAATTTGATGGAAAGTCTATTAGTATTGAATTTGCTAAACCTCGTGCAAGAGGAACTGATGGTCCTAAGGAAACCAACACAGTCGTGCAAAAGGTTGAGAAAAGACGACCACGTCTTATCGTCAGAAACTTACCGTGGTCCGTGAGAGATACAAAAATTTTGGTAAAAACTTTTAGTAAATATGGAaaggttgttgatgctttTATTCCTCGCCAAGCTGGAGGTAAAATGTCTGGATTCGCTTTTGTAACTATGAGAAAGAAGTCTCATGCACTAAAAGCTATAGAGGATTCAAAAGATCTCAAAATTGATAACAGGCCAGTAGCTGTAGATTTTGCtgttgaaaaagagaagtGGGTGTCTGGACAAGGCGAGGAAGTAAACGATGACAGTGAGAGCGAAAGcgacgaagaggaagaggaggaagaggaggaagtaTCCGATAACGATCAACACAATAATGAGGCCAATAACGCCGAAGATAatagtgaagatgatgatgacgatgatagtgaagatgatgaaaataatgaagATAACGACGATGCTGAAGGTGAGGTTACCACAAAATTTAAGCAAAGGCCGGCTCCGAATTCTTTTACAGTTTTCGTGAGAAATATCCCATATGGAGCAACAGCCGAGAGCCTTAAAGAGCATTTTGAGCAGTTTGGGCCGATAAGATACGCTTTGCCTGTTATGGACAAGGTTCTCAATCAACCCAAAGGAACTGCATTCGTTGCGTTTagagatgaagatgattgCAATAATTGCGTGAAGTCGGCACCTCTAGGTGGCTCCGGTTCCCTTTTAGTCGCGGATGATGCTGATCCCAGATATGTATTTGAGGGCCGAATTCTTTCAATCACAAAGGCTGTAGAACGTGAAACTGCCGATAAATTGGCAACGGCTAGTGCTAACGAGCGGAAAAAGCTATTGGGTAAAGAGCCTCCTAATAAAGACAGACGTAATCTTTTCCTATTGAATGAAGGCCGAATAACTCCGGAATCAAAATTGGGCCAAACTATGCCCCCCAGTGAATTAGAAATCAGACAAAAATCATTTGATTTGCGTAAGCAACAGCTAACGAAGAATGCGAGTTTGCATCTAAGTTTGACTCGTTTGGCGATTAGGAATCTTCCAAGGGCTATGAACGAGAGGGCTCTTAAAGCTTTGTCTAGAAAGGCTGTAGTCGAATTTGCTACTGAAGTAAGGAAAGGTCTGAGACAACCATTGACTCAGGAGGAAATTAAAAGATCGACCAAATTCCAGGAACTTTTTGGACGAAATGGTAGCAAACATGGTCTTGTTAGGCAAGCTAAGATTATTACTGAGCACAAAGAGTCAGGAGGTCTaggaagaagcagaggATATGGATTTGTTGAGTTCAGAGATCATAGATCTGCTCTAATGGGGTTGAGATGGATGAATGCCCATCTCGTATCTAAGGATGAAATTCTCGAGGGCTTTATTAAAGGTGAAGATGGAGGCATCGAAGAAAAAGTTGATTTCTCGGAAAGTACAAGACGTCGATTGGTTGTTGAATTCGCAATTGAAAACGCTCAAGTTGTTCGAAGGAGACGTGAGACCCAAGAGCGAGTGAGGGTCGCCCAAGAAAAAAGGGCGAAATCAAGTTCTGGTGATCAATCTGAATCTACTGTTGCTGAGccagaaaagaaactggGGAAGCGAACTAGAGATGAAGCTGACCCGGCTTCTGAGAACAAGAATGTTCAACATCTTATTggcaagaagagaaagatgaagaaaatgggCAAAAATTAG
- the VPS16 gene encoding tethering complex subunit VPS16 — translation MSSNPALLWEKLDDDFYRNFEGYPMQWKSKDVGNLDWCVAASAPGGGAIALTSNWNIVSSYANKVSSILVYSGSGTLLKKLPWDNGNIRGIGWSQAEELIVVSNNGTARCYYDFEGNFNHFSLGHQAENEEVVDCRFFGSGFVARLGNNQFIAVTNYQDPHVEVFEIPNVAQGDDFSQSTSSNIFQAWQVVPPDNNIGRSLSVVAASSIEPVVYLLDGDSVEVYKLKKEETVRTGGPGKNYGPIKSVDEISHIAVSPDGEQLAYFNNSLKKLVVTTIDFRLQGAEYDHDDDEATPRQLEWCGNTAVGLVWDEDVSLIDSISGHSLYLPFGSTVFVFPEIDGFRTLSVEQHDFFTRVPKTVVDIFRLGSVTPAAILRDCIEQLDRKSSKADENILLIKDSLVEAVDGCVEAASLEFEVIWQKKLLRAAAFGKAAIDLYNSDNYLRVSEHLRVLNNVRQFDVGILISYEQFVSLGPQKLIDRLLARRLHLLAFSCAKHLDLPLEPVYEHWAKTKISVSADTDDKTLLSLITDKLSNIPGIAYESIAKAAFEEGRLDLAVELTDKEPRREKQVPLLLTMQQDELALDEAIKSGNSSLIYYVVMMIHRQLPLANFFRLINDRPVAAACFEHLCRINDKELLMNFYYQDDRRLESVEMKYEQAIRVYNSTTSTSVDIFINEIQESRKSYREIKDRNFEAKALEEQTNLIMYQQQLEKDYDQPFLGFSVTETISSLLKISQVSRAVRFKDEFKVSDKKFTWIRLQALISRHDWDGLHKFATSKKSPIGYEPFYNECLKAGSKRNAALYISYCTNLTYQRRIEMCLEVDDIRRAVNEAVNANDAQALENLKPMATPAIVNEINTAIASLHQR, via the coding sequence ATGTCCTCAAATCCGGCCCTCCTTTGGGAAAAATTAGATGATGACTTCTATCGGAACTTTGAGGGCTATCCTATGCAGTGGAAGAGTAAGGATGTTGGCAACCTCGACTGGTGTGTAGCTGCCAGCGCTCCAGGAGGTGGTGCAATTGCGTTGACTAGCAATTGGAATATCGTTTCTTCCTATGCAAATAAAGTATCTTCGATACTAGTTTATAGTGGATCAGGGACCCTACTCAAAAAGCTCCCATGGGACAATGGCAATATAAGGGGTATCGGGTGGTCACAAGCAGAAGAGCTGATTGTGGTTTCAAATAATGGAACGGCACGATGTTATTATGACTTCGAGGGTAATTTCAACCACTTTTCACTAGGTCATCAGGCTGAGAATGAGGAGGTCGTCGATTGTAGATTTTTTGGGTCTGGTTTTGTAGCTAGATTGGGTAATAACCAATTCATAGCTGTCACTAATTACCAAGACCCCCACGTAGAAGTGTTTGAAATTCCTAATGTGGCTCAAGGGGACGACTTTTCTCAGAGCActtcttcaaatattttCCAGGCATGGCAAGTAGTCCCGCCGGACAATAATATAGGTAGATCTTTATCGGTAGTCGCTGCCAGTTCAATTGAACCAGTGGTATACCTTCTCGATGGTGATAGCGTTGAGGTTTACAAActcaagaaagaagagactgTCAGAACTGGCGGTCCCGGTAAGAATTATGGGCCAATTAAGAGTGTGGATGAGATATCTCACATAGCTGTATCCCCTGATGGTGAACAGCTTGCCTATTTTAATAATTCGTTGAAGAAATTGGTAGTCACCACGATTGATTTTAGACTACAAGGAGCCGAATACGAccatgatgatgatgaggcTACTCCTCGCCAACTTGAATGGTGTGGTAACACTGCTGTTGGACTTGTGTGGGATGAAGACGTATCTCTAATAGATTCGATCTCAGGACATTCACTATATCTGCCATTTGGCTCGACGGTGTTTGTCTTCCCAGAAATTGATGGATTTCGTACTTTATCAGTAGAGCAACACGACTTTTTTACACGAGTTCCAAAGACGGTTGTGGATATATTTCGACTAGGATCAGTAACTCCTGCTGCTATATTGAGGGATTGTATAGAACAACTAGATAGGAAGTCATCAAAGGCAGATGAAAATATTCTGCTTATCAAGGACTCTCTCGTTGAAGCAGTAGATGGTTGTGTAGAGGCTGCCAGTCTGGAATTCGAAGTAATATGGCAGAAAAAACTTCTACGGGCAGCTGCGTTCGGGAAAGCGGCAATTGACTTATATAATAGTGATAACTACTTGAGGGTTAGTGAGCACTTGCGAGTGTTAAACAATGTTCGGCAGTTTGATGTTGGTATCTTGATCTCCTATGAGCAATTTGTATCCTTGGGGCCTCAAAAGCTTATAGATAGACTATTGGCTAGAAGACTGCATCTATTGGCATTCAGTTGTGCCAAGCATTTGGACCTCCCTCTCGAGCCTGTATACGAACACTGGGCTAAGACCAAGATCAGTGTTTCCGCTGATACTGATGACAAGACTTTACTTTCGTTGATAACTGACAAACTTTCAAATATCCCCGGCATTGCTTATGAAAGCATAGCTAAGGCAGCATTCGAAGAAGGCCGTTTGGATCTGGCAGTCGAGCTGACCGATAAAGAACCAAGACGAGAAAAGCAAGTGCCCTTGCTTTTAACAATGCAGCAAGATGAACTGGCATTGGATGAGGCCATAAAGAGCGGTAATTCCAGTCTCATATACTATGTTGTTATGATGATCCATAGACAATTGCCGCTTGCAAACTTTTTCCGTCTCATCAATGACCGCCCCGTTGCAGCTGCGTGTTTTGAACACCTTTGTAGAATCAATGATAAGGAGCTCTTGATGAACTTTTACTACCAAGATGATCGACGTCTAGAGAGTGTAGAGATGAAATATGAACAGGCAATACGGGTTTACAACAGCACTACATCGACCTCAGtcgatatatttattaacgaGATCCAAGAATCTCGCAAAAGCTATCGAGAAATCAAGGATCGAAATTTTGAAGCAAAGGCTTTGGAGGAACAGACAAACCTGATAATgtaccagcaacaactaGAAAAGGACTACGATCAGCCATTTTTGGGATTCTCGGTAACCGAAACTATATCTAGTCTATTAAAGATATCCCAGGTGTCTAGAGCCGTTAGATTCAAAGATGAGTTTAAAGTATCGGACAAAAAGTTTACATGGATCAGACTACAAGCCCTTATAAGTCGCCACGATTGGGACGGGCTGCATAAATTTGCTACTTCAAAGAAATCTCCTATTGGTTACGAACCATTCTATAACGAATGCCTCAAAGCCGGAAGCAAGCGCAATGCTGCTCTCTATATTTCATACTGCACAAATTTAACATATCAACGGCGAATCGAAATGTGCCTCgaagttgatgatattCGACGAGCTGTGAATGAAGCGGTCAATGCGAACGATGCTCAAGCTCTTGAGAATCTGAAACCAATGGCCACCCCTGCAATAGTTAATGAGATCAATACGGCAATCGCGAGTCTCCATCAACGATAG
- the CHL4 gene encoding Chl4p (Outer kinetochore protein required for chromosome stability; involved in new kinetochore assembly and sister chromatid cohesion; peripheral component of the Ctf19 kinetochore complex that interacts with Ctf19p, Ctf3p, Iml3p and Mif2p; required for the spindle assembly checkpoint; orthologous to human centromere constitutive-associated network (CCAN) subunit CENP-N and fission yeast mis15; GO_component: GO:0005694 - chromosome [Evidence IEA]; GO_component: GO:0000775 - chromosome, centromeric region [Evidence IEA]; GO_component: GO:0000777 - condensed chromosome kinetochore [Evidence IEA]; GO_component: GO:0000942 - condensed nuclear chromosome outer kinetochore [Evidence IDA] [PMID 12589047]; GO_component: GO:0000776 - kinetochore [Evidence IEA]; GO_component: GO:0005634 - nucleus [Evidence IEA,IEA]; GO_function: GO:0005198 - structural molecule activity [Evidence IMP] [PMID 12589047]; GO_function: GO:0005198 - structural molecule activity [Evidence IMP] [PMID 12642611]; GO_process: GO:0007049 - cell cycle [Evidence IEA]; GO_process: GO:0051301 - cell division [Evidence IEA]; GO_process: GO:0034508 - centromere complex assembly [Evidence IEA]; GO_process: GO:0007059 - chromosome segregation [Evidence IEA]; GO_process: GO:0007059 - chromosome segregation [Evidence IMP] [PMID 8243998]; GO_process: GO:0007059 - chromosome segregation [Evidence IMP] [PMID 9339342]; GO_process: GO:0034089 - establishment of meiotic sister chromatid cohesion [Evidence IMP] [PMID 19730685]; GO_process: GO:0034087 - establishment of mitotic sister chromatid cohesion [Evidence IMP] [PMID 19730685]; GO_process: GO:0051382 - kinetochore assembly [Evidence IMP] [PMID 12642611]; GO_process: GO:0034090 - maintenance of meiotic sister chromatid cohesion [Evidence IMP] [PMID 14752166]; GO_process: GO:0007126 - meiotic nuclear division [Evidence IEA]; GO_process: GO:0007067 - mitotic nuclear division [Evidence IEA]; GO_process: GO:0071459 - protein localization to chromosome, centromeric region [Evidence IMP] [PMID 16357219]; GO_process: GO:0071173 - spindle assembly checkpoint [Evidence IMP] [PMID 22426531]), which yields MYVTQYRPLSLVVVRIQLFEPKTQDLDMNSMAALRSMYLAFPNSSPFVLHSAISSNGPGGGGSGNSTINSILFSLTSTLSAIGRPISIKPSTDLPTRALHTISVLKGTSSRGSTSLGAWSIFADGIDVSPLNPFVGNRASRKVKKLEFPTTNDAKTKEMRSKMARILFTGSDAKSEEKYRSRGPLPMVEIKLNRPYDQEESELDSFQPKITLRLEGDDVFAGIFQLAVDGAIDVTNIPGWMTGEEGSTTVYIGRTVTI from the coding sequence ATGTATGTTACTCAATACCGGCCTCTTTCGTTGGTTGTAGTAAGAATTCAACTCTTTGAGCCTAAAACTCAAGATCTAGATATGAATTCAATGGCTGCTCTTAGGTCTATGTATCTTGCCTTCCCAAATTCATCACCCTTTGTATTGCACTCGGCGATCTCGAGTAACGGgcctggtggtggtggtagcGGCAACTCCACTATAAATAGTATTCTGTTTTCTCTCACATCAACGCTTTCGGCTATCGGGAGGCCTATTTCAATCAAACCATCAACTGATCTTCCGACAAGAGCCCTACATACAATATCTGTTTTGAAAGGTACAAGCTCTCGAGGCTCGACTTCCCTTGGAGCATGGTCAATATTTGCTGACGGAATAGATGTTTCGCCTCTAAACCCTTTCGTTGGTAATAGAGCTTCTCGCAAGGTCAAAAAGCTCGAATTTCCGACAACTAATGATGCAAAAACTAAAGAAATGCGATCTAAAATGGCACGGATTTTGTTTACTGGAAGTGATGCCAAATCAGAGGAGAAATACAGATCAAGAGGTCCGCTGCCTATGGTGGAAATAAAGCTTAATAGACCATACGACCAAGAGGAGAGTGAGCTGGATAGTTTCCAACCTAAAATTACACTGCGCTTAGAGGGAGATGATGTTTTTGCAGGCATATTTCAACTTGCAGTCGATGGAGCAATTGATGTCACTAATATCCCTGGTTGGATGACTGGTGAAGAGGGGTCAACAACTGTGTACATTGGACGCACCGTTACCATATGA